The genomic region cttctattccgctgcaacctacttgaaggatctttcattccactgcgatctggtctttgagtagagtaagaactaaagtattaaagtgataatttttttattcgcctattcacccccctctaggcgacatccagatcttgttcccgggcaaagggaactttcaccagggctcggactcgggctcagccccagaagacggcgaactccgctccgcccgacccagggctcggactcaggctcagctccggaagacggcgaactccgctccgcccgacccagggctcggactcgggctcagccccggaagacggcgaactccgctccgcccgacctagggctcggactcgggctcagccccggaagacggcgaactccgctccgcccgacccagggctcggactcgggctcagccccggaagacggcgaactccgctccacccgacccagggctcggactcgggctcagccccggaagacgacgaactccgcttcgcccgaccctagggctcggactcagccctggcctccgccgacggtctccgcctcgcccgacccaggggctcggactcgacctcggcctcggaagacagactcgacctcgacctcggaggagcctccacatcgcccaacctaggacacggaccgaccacgtcaacaggaggcgccatcattaccgtaccccaagctgactcaggctacggggaacaagaccggcgtcccatctggctcgctccgccagacaaataatgatggcgccccgcacgctctatgacgacggcggctcccagcccccttacggaagcaagaggacgtcagcaaggactcgacagccccgacagctgtccttccgccaggctccagcgctcctccgacggccacgacaccacacgaaccaggtgccaaaacctctccggctgccacgatggcatgtacttagggcgctagctctcctccgctagacacgttagcactctgctacaccccccattgtacacctagatcctctccttacgcctataaaaggaaggaccagggccgtcttacagagggttggtcgcgcggggaagaggacgggacaggcgctcgcgtgaggccgctcgctcccctcccgcgtggacgcttgtaaccccctactgcaagcgcacccgacctgggcgcggggcaaacacgaaggccgcgggatttccacctctctctctctcgctccggctgcatTTTTTCCCCCCtttcgcgctctgtctcgcgccgacccatctgggctggggcacgcggcgacatttcactcgtcggcccagggaccccccggtctcgaaacgccgacacatggtCTTTGCAAGGATGGTGGAGCTGCACTGGAGAGGGGAGGAGACTAGAGGCGATAGGAGATGGGTTAGAGGCGACCGGAGATGGGAGGAGCAGCACCTGCATGGAGATGGCGTGGCGGTAGGGAAACCGCGGGGCGAAAAAGTTCTGGCCGACCGGTGTCGTCGTGTTTCTTCAGTGGAGGTCGGATCAATTGGGAGAGAAGCGAACATAGAAGAGGTACAAGACATAAACAAAAGGTGAATTTGTAGTGAGAGAACTATTTTGCAAAATTTGAAGAAGGCGGAATCGGTTGAGCCACATTTTGTAGCTTCTCGTTCCTAGTAAAAACGACTTAAGCTTTTCAAGGGAAGCCGTTTTAAAAAAAAGTGATGTTTGGTATAGCTCTGACTTTTCTTAAAGAAAAAGTCAGAGCGGAACCTGCCAAACATACCTGATTTTTTTCTGTCAAAAATTTACGAAATTCCTAAAGTAAAACTGTGAATAATACACGTTTTCACTCTCGGATCCTAGTCATAGTGCGGATCCTAGTCATATGACCCGGGTACAGTAAAACTAGGAGCGAGAGTCCTATAGTGTTTGCCTGCTGTCTAGCGGTGCCACCACATAAAAAatcttaataataataaaaacattCATATCTGTAACATCTGTTACAATGTGAGATCTAAATACGCTTTAGTTATTTGTATTTTTCTGGAAAAAAGATGTCACATTTTGTGTTCCTCGCAAAGGTCTAAAACTCGACATGGGCCTGGAGTGTGGAGAGCGACAAATGGTGAGCCCACGCACATGGAGCGGGTGACGACGAAAGTGCGTGACAGCGTGAGAACTCGCTGAATCGGATCTGAATTTTGGACGACTCATGCGCAGAACAGGATGAATCTCGGACGCCTCACGCGCGGAACAGGAATACTTTCGGTCTGCCGACTCTGGCTGGCCTAACGAACTGTCCATGCGTTCGGTTGATGCATATCAAGGCAACAGTTACAAAGTACTTCatctctttttatttatttatcatGATTTAGTTAAAAATAATAAATTAACGGACGATAAATATTtgataaatattcgagaacggagctAGTATCATATAACATGGTAGCCCACTTCATTCCCTTACCACTCCGGTTACTGAAGCATGTGAGAGTCAGTTTCGATTCTCTTcgaaatcactcgaaattcagaATTTCAAATGATAAAAAATAATAGTAATCCTAGGTAGAAAACTTCCTAGTAATTATCACCTTTTATACTATGGATCATGACCATCTCTAGAGTAATTTATCCTGATTTTGTTTTCGCCTTCCTACTTCCATATAATCTAGTTTCTAGTGGTCCTCTTCAAGTGAAGCCAATCAAAATGTCTACTCTTGAATCGTTCCACGCccttaaaaagtgcatttttgtaGAAGCTttttttcatgtaaaaatgatttCTCGCCACCCTTCAACAACGGAATTCATCCAGCTAGCCAAACcatttgagagagagagagattctaATTCCCTAGAAGATACATTTCTAAAAAAACTAAATCTGAAACGTTTCTAAGAAACCGAATCTGAAATATTTCTTAGAGAATCGAGATTTCTGCCAAACAGATTTTACACGAGGGATATATATATACTAGCTGaatgtccgtgcgttgcaacgggaatatataataccagtatactacgataacttatatacaaaatatgtgttataccgttatgagaaaatgtttcataatcaatttgtgattctaaCAGTGGCGGACCTAGAATTTTTACATAGGGTGTGCCGTATCAAAAATTTTATGTAAAACTCTATCTAATATACATATAATTTCATAGTAAATTTGGTAAACAATCTGATATATAGATATAAAATTTGACAATCAAAAAAAAGCATGAAAATTGCATATATTAAATATAAAGATTACAATAATACTACTTATCTGGCATGTGCACCTGTATGCGAGGAACTAGGGTCTGGGGAAGGGCACCTCTGTGTGAGCTGACCGAGCAGGCGAGCAAGATGTTGTAGCCTTGCAGTTGCAGCCTGTCAGCTCGTCACGCCGATCGGCGATCGGCGGTCGCCAGAGCCCAGAACGCCCAGATGCCAGCCGCCAGCCGCCAGGAACTCAGGCTGTTCTGCGCAATCGGCGGCCGAACGAGCGAACAAAAGAACCGTAGAAGTTGGAAAGTCACGTAGAAGATGAAACGCAGAAGATGAAAGTCAAGTGACGCAGCGTCAGCCGAACGGACGGCCGGCCAGGCCGGGTGGGTCCCCGGCGGGCTTGGCTTAGGGTGTGCCAGGGCCCACCCGGACCCACCTGTAGGTCCGCCCCTGGATTCtaaccatacataaattttgttatttataatctatttgtttcaccactacattgcaaccatcagtatcatgcagacttcgatatatgtcatgatttgcattgtctcattattggagagcacgtttcacacataccggaagaaattctctcgtacatcgttagtcatcggacacgtaccaccatacgcttttgcttaaacaaaaaggtaagtgtatatgtttgcaagactaatggtcaaacatcgtataaccataaagttagaatactatattaatatattaaataaattaatccaatagacatagattaacccaattaacataggataaataaatatctaattataaaagtatgaaacatggtataatcaatgttgttactgcgtagtaaatattcatacgagactaacacaactggaacggttcaatttggaattaaaatggggaagttacgaattttcaaagtttctatgtatttgatataggattaattaggaaatcaattttattgttgttttcatgacaaaacagaggtattatgtgataaaaagtaatattatagaattatagaaattggaatgaactcgtttggatttaatatgaaatttccatgaattaaatgggtttctgcaattatttttaaactaaaaatcaatttctaaactcattttccctattttctttatttcctgaactgcgtcccaaattccagaaagatcaggggccaagctataaatgtttttctagactcagtgagcatacagagtggacggcgggttaaacacaaaagacgtCTTAGTGGAAGTTGTATACAATTCAACATGAGTCACATTGGCTAGAGGTGGAAGGATAGACATTCTgctcaatagatccaaggttcGATCCCTGAGCAGCCATGATTTGATTTTTTTTCTACGCGCGGAACGGGGAAGGGCAGAACggcagactactcttaccttcttaataagtagtatagatagtGGAAGTTGTATACAATTCAACATGAGTCACATTGGCTAGAGGTGGAAGGATAGACATTCTgctcaatagatccaaggttcGATCCCTGAGCAGCCATGATTTGATTTTTTTTCTACGCGCGGAACGGGGAAGGGCAGAACggcagactactcttaccttcttaataagtagtatagatatatATAGGATCAAAAGTTACACAAGCTCTTTGGCCCAAAACCTCAAAAAAGCATAGAACATCGATGAAGAGAGCTTAAGAAAAAACAGAAAGACTAAGCTTTAGAACTTATATTAGTATCCAAGGTTCGATCCCTGAGCAGTCATGATTTGATTTTTTTTTTCTGCGCGCGGAACGGGGAAGGTCAGAACggcagactactcttaccttcttaataagtagtatagatatatATAGGATCAAAAGTTACACAAGCTCTTTGGCCCAAAACCTCAAAAAAAGCATAGAACACCGATGAAGAGAGCTTAAGAAAAAACAGAAAGACTAAGCTTTAGAACTTATATTAATACAATGCTCGTGAGTTACGACGACACACAATCATATTTTAAAAAAAGAGCCACTATAATTTCATTCCCTAATTTCATACATCCTCATTACCACCAACATTCAATCCTAATGCTTCCAATCTCCACCGACTCCCTGGCGGTCGTCACCAGCGTATGAGCTTCCTCCGCTCGCTAACAAACTCCTCGCCGCTCTTCTTGTCAGGAGGCGGCGCGAAGCCCATGGACACAGTGGGGGTGGCGCCATCGCTGATGCTGGTGGTGGAGGAGCCCGTGACGGGGAAGCTCAAGGGGTTACTTTGATCTCGCCAAGCAGGAAATCGACAAGGTCGCGTGCCTGAGGAGTGGGGGCTCCCCCGACGAGGCCACCTTTCACTTCCGCAACGCAATGTGAGTCATGCTCGAGGCCAAGGTCGTGTGCGTCCCTAGCGTCGTCTCCTCTAGGTGCGCCAACATTCACTTCCTCGCTCGAGTCATGGCTAGGACTCAGGGCGGTGACTAGGTAGGTTTGGATCAAGTGTTGATTAGAAAGAAACATAAGTTTTTTTGGAAAAATGTTGATGCGCAACGACGGTGGAAACATAAAAACTGATGCTTTATATAGTAGGGATGTGAGCTTACTTTCAGTCTATTTTGACCCTTTTATGGCAACAACTCTATACACCACCCATCTCTTAGGATGCAAACAAGACATCATCGAGGTAATCAGAGCCGGATCAGATCAAAAGACAATCAAGTGATGACATCACCGGTCCTCCGATGGCCATCAGCTAAATTTACACATTTGGACTTGTTTGTTAAGAGAAGACTGAAAGGCTTTAAAGGGGATTAAACCCCTTCCTAATTAAAAATTGAATAGAAGAGGTTTAATCTCTTTCGGTTCTTGTACAACTGAACAAGGAGGTAGGGCAACAAAAACATGAGGCAATCTTGTCAACACCTCAAAAAGAGGGAAAACGTCCGCACcataaaaaaaattaaaaaacGATAAGATAATTTTCACTATATTTATATGTTTATAGCACAAAACTTTACACACACGAGACAAGCACATACTTCACTGATACAACCTCAGAACAGGCTTTCGCCCAATCTCTTTCTCATGCATAGCACCATCCCAGTGGCATGCAGCCGCTTTGGACACGGGCACCGGCCGGCTCTTTAAGTGCACGGTCACTCTGTCCCCATATCTTGGCCGGTCGCCCAATCACACAACACGACTTGCCGTGCCGGGCCCGTACCTATACCTACGGGCCGGTTATTGTACGTGTGCCGGCCGATCTGTACACGTGTTTCTTTGAACGGCTTCGGTTGGCTTTAATCCATACCGATTTTAACTATTTCTACAATATTTTTGTATCCATATATTGTATCTGTAGTTGTGTGGCAGTTCAAACAGCTGACTTTAATCTAAGTGAACAACGAACGACTGAACGACTTGCTCATTACTCTGTAAAAAGAATGCCTCTGTTTAACAACTAGGAGTATGTACCTTGTATAGAGTAGCTGGTCATCGTCCTatgtgtttttttttctttctagcAAATGTCATGGAATCAACATATAGAGCTTCAAATGGAAGATGTAATTATAGATTGTCAATAAGTACGAGGCCCGCGAGCCCAACATGAAGTCCGCTATTTAGGCCCGATTCGAGCCCGGCACCGGCGGCGTGCCGAGCTCGTTCCGAGTTTTAGGCCCGTCAGACTAGCCCGAGCACGGCCCGTTTCTAAACGGGCTAAGACTCGACCCGTTTAATAAGACAAAACGTTACAAAAATTGCTCTATTTTTTATTTAAAGTCTATCGTTTATTTGTGAAATGTGTATTATTTGTAATATATGTTATTGTATTTAGTTATATCCTTCAGTTATGATTTATAAATATGTTCAATTTTTATGGTGATCTAATTTGAAGCTTGATTTATGCGTTGGCGAGCTAGAGTAAGCACGATGAACATTATCGGGTCGGGCTTAACAGGCCGGCCTGGCCCGGTTGAGCCCATATCGTGCCGAGCTCGTTCGGCGAGTTGAGCCTGTCAGGTAGCCCAACCGGGCCCGGCCCGACCCGAATAATTAATCGGGTCTAACTGTGCCGTGCTTCAACGGGTTCAGGCTGGATCGGGTCGGGTGGCCCGTTTGgtcatatgtagatgtaattactAGCAGTAAATCCCATAAGGATCTGTGTACAGTTTGAATTGTTTTGTACTCCTGTAAAAGCGGAATGTAAAAAACTGAGGGAAAAGTTGTATAGTCCCTTTTGGATATATAGGTTAGCGCGCAGGCACACATGCCGGTCTAGTGGCGTGCAGCATGCAAACTTTCAGTTGTGATGTCCCCATACCACGGTCAGTACGTGAAGTGGTACTGCCCCTGCATGCATATATATACGGAACAAGTGGGCCAAAAACATATGGTCCACGTACGTACGGGTGCGCCAAAGATTCTTGCGCTCTTGCACTGTGGATGTGGTGGTGCCGCCATTTCCAAACGATCGAGCTCCCCAAACTATTTAATGGCGCCGGGACAAAACCGGCCAGCTGCCACACGGTAGGCCCCCCGGCCGGCTCTGCGCAGCCGCCCTGTGCTGTTGCATCCTCTCAAGAACTACCGGCCGTTAAACTAACGCCCTGTGCCCTGTGCGTCGCGACCGAGCTACGCGCCGGGCGGGGGTGCTCTCCAACTGGGCCGTGCGTGGACGCGACGCCAGCCGCGCGGCCAGGCAGAGGCAGCCAGCCCGTGGCTGGTCCGGCCGGCACTGGGGCTGCGCCGCTTCGCTGTCGCATCAATGTCGACCGCCCTACTTTGCGCGCTCCGGTTCCGCCGATGCCGATCGATCCCGGCGGCACGCCGGCACGTGCACGCTCGGGGACCATGCATCATGCATGCATGGCCAGGGGCCGGGGCCTCCCAAAACCGGCGGCCCGCGGCCAAAATCGCTAGGTCCCGCCCCGCCGCGTCCGTGCCGATGAGGCCGGCGTCCCTGTTCTCCGATCCCCCACAACGAGATCACGGACCGTCGGACCCCCCCACCTCCTCTTGAGCTGTTCATTCGCCGGCCGCCAGCCAGCGCCCTGAACGATGCAGTGCAGGCTCAACTCAAAAATGTGCTAGACCGCGCTTGGCCGGACCGGAGAGACATCCAGTGCTGGGCGCGATAAGACTTGTGTCTGTCTTCTTCTCCCGTCGTTGTGCATCTCTCATCTCTGTGAAGGGTACCGGCTTCACGTCGACCACATCGTTGTCGGCTCGGCAAGTTGCACGAACCGTTAGTTACCGAATTAGCTGCAGGGTACGTTTCTTTTGCTGCACGAATGTAGCTGGCTAGCTAGCTAGCGATCGATCAGTCTATATGTACCGCAACAagcaaaatatatatataatcaaCCTGGATCAGGTACAACTATAAATCTCACAACACACGCACACACACGTACGGTTGCTGGCACACGAGTTACGACAACAGGCATGGTGATACACGCCGGAGCTACTGAGACGACCCAGATAATAGCGTCCGGCCGGCTGGTTTGCTTTGGTTTACCGTTTACCTCAGGCCGAAGGAGAAATGGCCGCCGGCGCTGCTGCTCTCGGCCGGCTCGCTACTGCTGGCGAACGTGAAAGAAGAGACGCGGCTGGAGGAGCTGCAGGCGCAGGCGGAGGCGGACGCCGCGGCCATGGTGACGACGAGGTCGACGAACGCGGTGACGATGGCGGGGTGGGTGTCCCTGCCGTTGGCGCCGAGGTACCACGCCAGCATCCTCTCGAGCCAGTCCCAGTCGCCCATGCCGTGCGCGGCCACCATCTCCTGCATGGAAGCCCGGAAGTCGTGGTACGGGTCGGCGGAGTCGAACGCCACCGCGACGCCATCAACGAAGGACGCCGCCGCTCGCGGCCGCAGGGCAGGCGCCGCCGGAGGCTTCCTCTCCAGGATGGAGCTGGACGGCCCGTGGGGCTCGAAGAGGAGGCGGTCGTCGGAGCGGAGCCCCCGGACGATGGCGTCCGCGAAGTCGTCGGCCGCcggggcctcggactcggtggaCTGGCTGTCGGACGCGCAGTCCACGTGGCGCGTCGTCCGCGCCGACGAGTTGGCGAAGGACGACTCCCCGGAGTCCAGGAAGAGGGACGCGATGGTCTTGGCGGTGGCGGATGGGGTCCGCAAGTACTGGCTCGTCCTTGGGTGCTTGCAGGACGGCCACATCCATGCCGGTGGAGGAGCGGCTGGCGGCGGTGACGGTTGCGGGGTGTCCTGGGCTGAGTTAGTGGTGGTGTACAAGAGGGAGCTGAAGGGTAGCCCCCTCACCATTGGCGTCAGCTCTGATGTCAACAGCGACGTGTGCAGCTGTGGCGCTGGCGTGAGTAGGAGCAAGCCGGCCCGGGGGATAAGAGGTAGAGAGGTGTGCTGGGGGCGGGGTAGTAGTAGTTTTCAAACGGATCGAGGGATTTATTTGGTTCAAGCCATGACGAAAAATCTTTTTCGTTCCGGGTTCCTTATGAACGGTCTTATCCGGGGTTCATTATGAGCGGTTGTACTTGTGTATGCTTATTAGTATATTTGGATTTTTTTTCATTCTATAAACTCTAGTTTTCTTGTTACGATTGTGTCAAACTTTGAcccagagatggccaaacgggccgcccggcccggcccgggcccggtgaagcccggccaaaaaccgggccgggcctgctgtgccagcgggcttaattttctgtccaagcccggcccgcagcgggcctaaacggaccgggccggcccgtttagcacgaaaaaacgggccaaaaagcgggctaaacgggccggtaagcacgttttagtgtaaaaaaaccgggcttaacgggcttagaggtaaacgggtcgtgccgggctagcccgccgtgcctagtttcctgtccaagcccgcccgcttattctaccgtgccgggttcggaccgggcctaaaaagcgggcttcgtgccgggctcacgggcctcgtgctttttGGACATCTATACTTTGACCTAACCATGTGCAGCGAGCCAGCGACTACATTACTTTTTAATATTACTAGTTAGTTATAGTTATCCGTGTATAGCTACAGTTTCTATACATCATATAGATAAATACTGCTTATAGCATAAATCAACATAAACTGTAGTAGTTAGAGAGAAATGCTTTCTTTCTAGAGATAATGGTTTGAATATTAGTAGGCATATctttttttaaataattttttatcccaaaattaaaattatttaacCCTTTTAGATTCATACATTATTAATATATgtgttttatatatatatatctaaatTTATAATAATCTATATAAATATAGATATAAAAATATAGATTTAAAACAACTATTGTTTTAGAACAATGATATATTTTATAATGAGCTTGTGGGGAACTCTGGCAACGCGGAACTCCGGCAACGGTTGCTATGCGCGTGCACTTTAAAGGTGACTAACTAGCAAGGTGGTCCCTGCAAATAGCATGAGCTAGCTTTTCTATTATAATATGTAAATACTTTTACGTAAAATTACTTCACAATTCCTATCTACGAGTCGTCTGATATTTTAGTTCGATTCAGGCGATGCAGCTCTGTTGCTGCCTTCCTGCTGTAGCCGGACATGCAGACCACAAGCGCATAGACCAGTTGGAGAACGACAA from Zea mays cultivar B73 chromosome 6, Zm-B73-REFERENCE-NAM-5.0, whole genome shotgun sequence harbors:
- the LOC100286126 gene encoding Transcription repressor OFP13 (The RefSeq protein has 1 substitution compared to this genomic sequence); the protein is MVRGLPFSSLLYTTTNSAQDTPQLSPPPAAPPPAWMWPSCKHPRTSQYLRTPSATAKTIASLFLDSGESSFANSSARTTRHVDCASDSQSTESEAPAADDFADAIVRGLRSDDRLLFEPHGPSSSILERKPPAAPALRPRAAASFVDGVAVAFDSADPYHDFRASMQEMVAAHGMGDWDWLERMLAWYLGANGRDTHPAIVTAFVDLVVTMAAASASACACSSSSRVSSFTFASSSEPAESSSAGGHFSFGLR